The sequence CCGCGCGCAGCGCCGGCGGGCAGCCCTTGTCCAGCCCACCGCCGTCCGGCAGCGCAATCTGCGTGGGGTTGAAGTCCACGCCGCGCTCGCGGAAGTACACCTCCACGCCGTCGCTGAAGCCGTCCCCGTCCGTGTCCACGAGGTTGGGGTTGGTGCCGATTTCGGCCTCGCGCGCGTCCGTCAGGCCGTCGCCGTCCGTGTCCGCCTCCTCCACCGGGCTGCCCGGAGGCGCCGAGTAGTTGGTGGCCACCACCTCCTTCACGATGAAGGAGCGGCGCACCTGGCCGAAGGAGAAGTCCAGGAAGTTGATGGGCTCGTTGTTGCGGAAGTCGCGGAAGTTGCCGCCGCCCAGCGTGGCCATCTGCTCCAGCCGGTCCGCGTTCTGGTTGATGATGAGCAGCGGGCAGCCCGCGTCCCCTTCGATGTCACACGACGACACCGGCTGCGTGGGCAGGAAGACGTGCACGGTGTTGACGCGCACCTCCTCCACCAAATCCCTCAGCTGGCGGATGCGCACCACCGCGTCGCCCTGGATGAGCTCGTCGTCCTGGTCGTTGGTGGGCTTGCCGTCCGACAGGAAGATGACGGAGTAGCGCGCCTGCGCCAGCGCCTGCGCGCCGCCCGGTTCCAGGCGGCTGCGGGCGATGTCCGTGTTGATGAGCGAGTAGATGTCCGACAGCGGCTTGACGAAGTCCGTCGAGTCGCGGTTCGGCGAGTTGTCCGGGTTGCGGAAGGTGAGCAGCTGCTCGGTGAGCTTGCGGCGCGCGGCGTCGTCCATCGCCGCCACCTGCACGAAGCCGTCCTGCGGCGGGTTGCCCGGCGTCTGCGTGAGGAAGGCCGTGGTGCTGCCCGCGAAGAGCACCACCGCGATGTACACCTCGGGGTCCTTCGGCAGGTTCTCGATGAGCTGCACCAGCGCGGTAGCGCGCGTGCCGTCCGGGTCGCTCACGCGCATGGACTGCGAGGCGTCCATGGCGACCACGAGCTTGATGGGGCGCACCACCTCGTTGCTGCCCACCGTGCAGAAGCGGCCCTGGAAGGACACCGCCCGGTCCACGGGGACTTCCTCGTCGCGGCGCGGGTCGAAGAGGTAGGAATCCGTGCAGGCCGCCACCACCAGGAGCGACAGCAGACTCCCCGCTACCAGACGTCCGGCGCGGCTCAAGGGTTGCCTCTCTGCGCGCCCGAGGGCGGCACGCCTACACAGTCGTTCTGGTTGTTCCACGGGTTGCTCAGCTGGTCGGGCCGGCGGAAGTTGGCGTCCTCCAGGGACAGCTCGGGGCCGGCGGGCGTGCGCACGCTGGGCGGCGCGTACTGGGCCCAGGCGCAGGCGGTGCGCCACACGCCGTAGTCGGTGGAGACGCCGCTCTCCGGCGCCTCGGCGAACCACACCTTGAAGAGGTTGAAGCCCTGCTTCGCGCCCGCGCGGTCCGGCGGCGTCACCAGCTGCAGGTTGGACACCGTGAAGTCGTAGCAGATGCTGCCGTCCTGGCGGACCTCGGCGATGCGCGTCTCGTACTGGTAGCCGAAGCGGTCGTAGAAGGCCCGGTCCCTCCGCGTGGGGTCGCTGCCCGCGCGCAGCTCCGCGTCATCCGGCAGACCGTCACCGTCCGTGTCCAGGCCCGCCACGCTGGGCTCCAGCGGATTCAGGCCCCAGCGCGCCTCCATGTTGTCCGGGGCGCCGTCGCCGTCGCTGTCCACGATGCCGGTGCGCGTGTGCAGGTAGTCCTCGGCGAACTGCGACAGGCCGTCACCGTCCGTGTCGCGGCACACGCAGTTGCGCGTGAGCGGGGAGGCCGGGTCACACCCGCGCGCGTCCAAATCATTGCTGGCCTGGAAGCCCTGGTCCGCGCGGCGGTACTCGAAGCCGTCGTCCAGGCAGTCGCCGTCGCTGTCGGGGAGGATGCTGTTGGTCTTCAGCGTGAAGGAGTTGTCCAGCGAGTCCGGCACGCCGTCGCCGTCGCTGTCCAGCACCCGTCCGTCGTCACCCGGGGCGGAGCTGAGGGCCTCCACCACCAACGACTTCATCACGTTGCGCGAGGCGAACGACGAGTAGTCCAGCGCGCCCAGGCCCAGGTTGGAGATTTCCGCCGTGTCGTTGAACTCCTGGTACACGCCGTTGCCCATCTCCGCGAAGCGCTTGAGCAGCCACGAGGCAATCTTCTTCGCGGCCTCCGGGTACTGCGCCTGCGGGACGCCCGGGTAGATGCCGTAGATTTCCTGGCAGATGGGGCCGCAGGCGCGCACGGCCTCCTGGTTGAAGAGCAGCACCGTGTGCATGCGCACGTCGCCCACGTTGTACTGGTCCTTCAGCTCCATCAGCCGGCGCACGTAGCTGAAGAGCTGGTAGTTCTGGTTGCGGTCCGTGCCCACCTCGAAGCCATCAATCGCGTCGGTGGTGCTGGTGGCGTTGCAGAAGTCGACGATGGAGTCCGCCCACGTCAGGTCCGGGTTGTCCGGGTTGGCGTAGACGCTCAGGTTGTCGGTGGCGGAGCAGCGCGGGTACGGGGTGCCGTCGGTGAGGAAGACGACAACGTAGCGCGTGCGCGGCAGCAGCTCCGGGTTGGACAGGGCCACCGCGTTGATGTCGCTGGCGATGACGCTGTACGCGTAGGACAGGGCGCCCTGGTAGTCGGTGCCCTTGCCCAGCTGGCTCTGCAGGCCGCTGATGTAGCTGTCGATGTTGTTGTCCGGCCGGGCGAAGCGGCTGCCCACCGTGGTGGGCGGCCACACGTTGCGGACGTTCGTCTCGAAAGGCGCGACGGACACCTGCACGTTGCCGCCCTGCGCGTTGACCTGGCGGAACTGCTGCACCAGCCGCTTGAGGGCGCGCACGCGCGCGGGCTCGGTGACGCCCGGCGGAATGACGGCCTGCACCTCCGCGCGCTGGCAGAAGCCGCTGTCCAGCTGCGCGCCCGGCGGGTCGGAGATGCACATGCTGCCCGACTCGTCGATGACGACGACGACCTTCACCGGGAAGCCGGAAGGGTTGGGCGGGCGCGTACACACCCGCCCCTGGAGCGTCAGCCGGTCATCGAGGTTGCTCTGCACCTCCGCGCGCGGCTCGAGCAGCGAGTCCGTGCAGGAGATGAGGCCAGCGGCCAGGAGGCCCGCCGCAAGGAGCGGGAAACGAACGAAGCGGCGCATGCGGAACAGTCCTCCTGGCACGAGGCGGATGATTCTACTGGTGACGACGGCGGCGGCGCATCAGCACGCTGAGCATGGCCGCGCCCAGCGCGGTGGCGCTGAAGCCCGCCGGCACCGAGTTGCAGCTCCCGCCGTCGCCGTCGCCCTTGCCCACCTTGATGACGAGGTTGGACGTGGACACGCGCTGGTCCGGGAAGACGCGGTCGGCGAAGGCCAGACGCGCCGTCACCTGCAGCTCGTACTCGCCATCCGCGTCCGGCGTGAAGGTCGGCACGCTGCCGTCCACGTAGGTGTACTGCCAGTCACGGCTGAGCGTCACGGCGCCTTGCGGGTTCTCCACCACCGCGTTGGAGCCCGAGGGACGCTTCGTCACCGTCCACTTGTACTCCATGGCCGCGCCGTTGCGGTTGGCGAACAGCGGCGGGCGCAGCGCCTTGCCGGACTCGTCCACCGTCATCGTCTTGCCGCCGCTGATGGTGAAGGGCGCCTTCGGGTCGAGGCAGTCATCCGGGCGGCCCTCGTCCAGCACCAGGCAGTAGCGCGTGTCGCACGCGTCGCCGGCGCCGTCGTGGTCATCGTCGGCCTGCTCGCGGTTGGCCACGGCCAGGCAGTTGTCCTGCGCGTTGAGGATGCTGTCGTTGTCGATGTCGGCGTCGCACGCGTCACCCTGGCCGTCCGCGTCCGTGTCCTTCTGGTCCGGGTTGGCCAGGCCGGGGCAGTTGTCGCCGTTGTCGGAGATGTTGTCGCCGTCCGCGTCCACGCGGCACTGGCTGCCGTCCGTCGGCATCACCTGGCTGGGGTTGGAGATGCGCGGGCAGTTGTCCTGGCCGTCGTTGACGCCGTCGTTGTCGTCGTCCGGGTCGCAGACGTCGCCCTTGCCGTCGCCGTCCAAATCACTCTGGTCCGTGTTGGGCACCAGCGGGCAGTTGTCCTTCGCGTTGTCGACCTTGTCGTTGTCCTGGTCGGGGTCGCAGTCGTCGCCCTTGCCGTCGCCGTCCGCGTCCTGCTGCTGGAAGTTGGAGAGCGTGGAGCAGTTGTCGCAGACGTTGCCCACGCCGTCGCCGTCCTCGTCCGTCTGGTCGCGGTTGGAGACGAAGGGGCAGTTGTCGCGGTCGTCCGCCTTGCCGTCGCCGTCCGCGTCGTCCGTGTAGGCCAGCGTGTCGCCGTCATCCGTGTAGTTCACCCACACGGAGCAGCCACAACCACAACCGCAGCCGCCGCCCTCCTCCTGGGGCTTGCCGCAGCTATCGCCGAGGCACTCCGGGTTGTCGGGGTTGTTGTTGGACTGCGCCTTCGCAACGGAGGGGCTCAGGAACAGGAACGCCCCGAGCGTGAATGCGGAAGCAAAGCGAACGAGTGACATGGTGACTCCTTTCAGCCCGCAGCTCCTAGCAAGGAGCGATCCGTACCCAACACTTCATGGAGACCCTTTAAAATCAAAGACTTGCAGGCGGGCCTGGGATTGCGGGCCGGGGAGTGTGGGGGGCACTCCCCATTGATGGCGTGGGGCAAACTCCACACCAGGGGTGGATCAGGTTCCGAGGATGAAGTCGTTGGGGTCCAGTGCAACGGTGCCCGAGGGGCTGCGGCCGTCCTTGTCGCTGTACTGGATGGGCTGGACGAAGAGCGAGCCGATGCCGGCGCCGCGAGGGTCATTGTCCCGGCCGGCCTGGAGGTAGATGTACACCTCGTTGGTGCCCGCGGGGATGACCTCGCCCGGGATGAAGGGATGGGGCCGCTCGCGGGTGGGGACGACGGTGATGTTCTCCGCGCGGGCCGCGTAGCAGGTGCGGCCGTCCGGGGAGGGCTCGGTCTCCACCAGGTCGTAGCCGTAGCCGCGCTCCACGTGGAAGTCGATGTCCGCGCTGAGCGGGTCTCCGTGCGCCTCCACCTCCGTCACGTTGGAGATGCCGTCGCGGTCCGTGTCGAGCAGGTCCTCGGGGACGAGCGGGTTGGTCATGGACAGCAGCTCCACCAGGTCCGGCAGCGAGTCCCCGTCCGTGTCGCCGATGCACGGGTCCGTGCCGAGCACGCGCTCCTCGCAGGTGTTGAGCCGGTCCCCGTCCTCGTCGAGCGAGACGTTGCAGCCATTGATGATGTCCGGCTTGAGCGGGTCCAGGCCCATGCGGACCTCCAGCCCGTCCATGAGGCCGTCCTGGTCCGAGTCCAGCGCGAGCGCGTCCGTGCCCAGCGCGTCCTCGTCCACGTCCGGCAGGCCGTCCCCGTCGCTGTCGGCGAGCACCTGGCCGGCGCGCACCACCACGTTGCGGTTGTAGGCGAAGAACCGCTTGAGCTTGAGGGAGTTGGTGCGCGCGGCGTACTTGATGCTGGTGAGCGCGCCGGGCAGGCCCGCGAAGTCCACTTCAATGGGCTCGGTGCCGCCCGCGCTGGCGATGGCCGCCACGAGCTTGCGGGTGAGCGGGTCCGGCGAGGTGCCGCGCACGTAGATGGGCTGCACCACCACCTCGCCCGCGCCGAACTGCTGGGCCAGCGCCTTGATTTCGCCGGTGACGGCCGTCAGCTCGCAGCTCCCGCACTCGGCATCACAGGCGTCGTGCGCGCTCGTGCCGACGGGGCCGCAGGACGCCGCCGTGGACAGGGCGAGGCAGCGCGAGTCCAGCCCCGTGCCGAAGACGTCGCTGTCGCGGGCGCGGGCGCACGTCTTGTCACCGGTGCGCACGATGACCACCACCATGTAGCGCGTGCGGGCCACCTCGCCGCGGCAGGACGTCTGCATGTCGCCGGACAGCAGCGTCTTCGCGAGCCGCAGCGAGGCGCGGATGCTCACCGGCCCCGTCTCCTGGTACGACGCGTAGCGCGGCAACGTGGCCTGGAACTCCGAGGCGTCCGAGAAGCCACCCAACAGGCCGGTGGCCACCGTGTGGTACGCCACGAGGCCGAACTTCACGAAGGGGCCGGAGAAGCGGCTCGTCAGCGTGGACAGGCCGTCCGTGGCGTAGCCCACCATCTCCGACTCCACGCCCTGTCCACCTTCGATGGCGAAGAGCACCTTGGTGGGGAAGGCATCACCGCCCGCCAACGGCACACAGACGTTGCCGGCGAAGCTGGCGCGGTCCTTTCCCGAGGGGCCACGGCCGTCCAGGGCATACAGGCCCGAGTCGGAGCACGACAGCAACAGCACGGGAATCAGGAGCCACGCGGAACGCGAGAGGGCGTGCATCAGTTGGATTCTACACCTCAGGTCCCCGAGGTGGCGCAAGTGACACCGACGCAAGCCTTGGATTCGAGGTGAGAGCGGCACAGCAAGGGCCGAGATTTCAGCCCGCCGTGGAACAGGCCCGCCGGGCTGGTTGCCCTCCCGTTACCGCGAGCGGAGGGACGCGGGTGGAGTTCTCACTCGCGCTCTCGTAACGCGAGACATCGGGCCAGGGCCGCGCGGCCCGCGTCGCGGTAGTACCCCTTCAACCGCTCCAGCTCCACGCGCGAAACGCCGTGCCTGGCGGCGAGCTGCTCGGGCTCGCCTCTTCCGGTGAGCAGCGCGAGGAGGGTGGCCTCCATCGCCTCCAGTTCCTCCGGCTTCCCGGCGGGACGCGTGGAGGACTTCGGCTTCGCGGAGCCCGCATGGAACTGATGGAACTGGGGGAGCAGCTCGCTCATCGCCAGCCTCCCGCCCTCGACCTCCACACGCTCCTGGGGCGCCAGGGGCAGCCGGACGGCGGGGTCCCCCAGCAGGACGTAGTTGGCGAGGTCCTGGCGCAGAATCCACAGCCGCGCGCGCTCCACGAGGTCGATGGAGGACGGGCGTCCGCGCTCCTGCTCCTCCAGGTTGTAGAGCGAGGCCAGCTCGCTGCTCGTCTCGTTGAGGACCTGCATCAGCGAGTGCAGCGCCACGCCCGCCCGGCTGCCGCGCGCCAGCTCCTTGAGCAGTTCGATGAAGCGCGACGGCGTGCCACGGCCCCGGTCGCTGAAGCTGTGAGACCAGGCGAGGTCCACGTGGCCCATCACCGCCAGCGGCCCGTCGGGGTTGGCCAGCGCGGCCTTGGGCGGCGTGGCGATGAAGGGCGCTTCTCCTTCGAGCGGCAGGGCCTCCAGGCCCCGGCGTGCGTTGGGGTCCGACTCGGGCAGCGTGCGCAGCCAGTGCGCGTAGCTGCTGCGCGCGGGCGTCCCGGCGCCGAAGCACGCGAAGCTGAACCAGACGCCGCCGGGGACGAAGGGACGCGAGGCGAGCGTCTCGGCGGAGAGGAAGCGGCCGTCCGGCAGCTTGAGCTCGCCCTGGTGCTCGAGCCGGTCCTCGGGCCGGGCCCAGCCGCCGGGAGGACGCCCCCGGCCGTGGGCCAGCGAGAAGAGCACGCCCGGCCCGCCGTCCGACGCATGGGCCAGCAGCGTCTCCAGCGACATCGCGCCCGCGTCCCCCAGCGTCTGGATGCACGCGCGCGGGAAGTCCGCCGTGTCCTGCTGACGCTCGCGGCACGCGGCGATGCTGGGAGTCACGAGCGCGCGGTGACCGATTTCCGTCGCGGAGGAGCCATCCCGCGACGTGTAGAAGAGCAGACGCGCCTGCGTCTCGCGCGCGGTGGCGCGCTCCCAGCGCAGCACCTTGTCGACGTAGGCCGTGTACTGCGCGTCCGAGGCGAAGGCGAGCCGGCCCACGAAGGCGTCGGTGGCGAGCTCCGCCTGGAGCTCCAGCGAGAGCTCGTGCAGGTCTCCGAGCAGCAGCAGGTAGCGCGGCCGGCTGAGCTCGGAGGTGCGCTCGTCCCGGTAGACTTCGCGCTTCCAGCGCCGGGCATAGGCTGCGTCCATCACCGGCTTGACGCGGTAGACGCGGACGTCCGCGCCCTGCTGCTCCTGGCGCCAGCGCCGCAGCGGCTCGACGAGCCCGAGGAGCTGCTCCCCTCGCGCCCCGGACGGCGCCACCAGTCCCCATCGCTGGCGGCACAAATCATTCGGGTCCCCCGTCGCGTCCCACAGCGCGTCGGGCTCGTCGAGCGCTTCCGGTTGGGGAGCGTGCTGGAGCGAGTCCAGGCGAAGCCCGGCGTGAGGCTCGCCCCCGGCCTCGTCAGCGGGGGCGAGCAGCAGGTCGAGAATCATGGGGCTTCGTCGGTGCTCCATGGTGACGCCCTCCGATGCTCTGGTGTCCTGGTGTCCTGGTGCTCCCGTGCTCCGGCTTCAAGCGGACTACGCGGCCGCGCAGCCGGTGCGCAGGTTGGGCTGGTACAGCGAGGCGTGCTGGTTGAGGTACGCCTGGAGGTACAGCGGCGCCGGCCAGGTGCACTCCTCCACCGTGGCCCCATCCAGCCTCACCCGGGCGAGGAAGCCCTCGAGCTCGTCGCTCTTGCGCCCCCTCGCCAGGAAGACGAAGCGGTCCGGCGAGCTGCACACGCCGAACGCGAGGAACTCATCCGTGGCGGCCCCGGGCATCACGTAGACACGCCGCG comes from Pyxidicoccus parkwaysis and encodes:
- a CDS encoding vWA domain-containing protein is translated as MSRAGRLVAGSLLSLLVVAACTDSYLFDPRRDEEVPVDRAVSFQGRFCTVGSNEVVRPIKLVVAMDASQSMRVSDPDGTRATALVQLIENLPKDPEVYIAVVLFAGSTTAFLTQTPGNPPQDGFVQVAAMDDAARRKLTEQLLTFRNPDNSPNRDSTDFVKPLSDIYSLINTDIARSRLEPGGAQALAQARYSVIFLSDGKPTNDQDDELIQGDAVVRIRQLRDLVEEVRVNTVHVFLPTQPVSSCDIEGDAGCPLLIINQNADRLEQMATLGGGNFRDFRNNEPINFLDFSFGQVRRSFIVKEVVATNYSAPPGSPVEEADTDGDGLTDAREAEIGTNPNLVDTDGDGFSDGVEVYFRERGVDFNPTQIALPDGGGLDKGCPPALRAEDSDCDQLLDCDEQFIGTNANLADSDRDGVPDGVEWRGGTQGSSNDLDEDPDNDGLTSRAELRLHTRPLEVDTANLSVDGYRYSFEADGAPDSLGRQCYKLRVDNILLAPTIAAADDAGVVTRGAGFNDLSLSVAMVPADDPTARTIVRTYRVNTVRYPVGGIKSPADGVIHVEPEHFIDGCPGRVETPNSSP
- the mtsD gene encoding cell-cell cohesion protein MtsD translates to MRRFVRFPLLAAGLLAAGLISCTDSLLEPRAEVQSNLDDRLTLQGRVCTRPPNPSGFPVKVVVVIDESGSMCISDPPGAQLDSGFCQRAEVQAVIPPGVTEPARVRALKRLVQQFRQVNAQGGNVQVSVAPFETNVRNVWPPTTVGSRFARPDNNIDSYISGLQSQLGKGTDYQGALSYAYSVIASDINAVALSNPELLPRTRYVVVFLTDGTPYPRCSATDNLSVYANPDNPDLTWADSIVDFCNATSTTDAIDGFEVGTDRNQNYQLFSYVRRLMELKDQYNVGDVRMHTVLLFNQEAVRACGPICQEIYGIYPGVPQAQYPEAAKKIASWLLKRFAEMGNGVYQEFNDTAEISNLGLGALDYSSFASRNVMKSLVVEALSSAPGDDGRVLDSDGDGVPDSLDNSFTLKTNSILPDSDGDCLDDGFEYRRADQGFQASNDLDARGCDPASPLTRNCVCRDTDGDGLSQFAEDYLHTRTGIVDSDGDGAPDNMEARWGLNPLEPSVAGLDTDGDGLPDDAELRAGSDPTRRDRAFYDRFGYQYETRIAEVRQDGSICYDFTVSNLQLVTPPDRAGAKQGFNLFKVWFAEAPESGVSTDYGVWRTACAWAQYAPPSVRTPAGPELSLEDANFRRPDQLSNPWNNQNDCVGVPPSGAQRGNP
- the mtsC gene encoding cell-cell cohesion MYXO-CTERM protein MtsC — encoded protein: MSLVRFASAFTLGAFLFLSPSVAKAQSNNNPDNPECLGDSCGKPQEEGGGCGCGCGCSVWVNYTDDGDTLAYTDDADGDGKADDRDNCPFVSNRDQTDEDGDGVGNVCDNCSTLSNFQQQDADGDGKGDDCDPDQDNDKVDNAKDNCPLVPNTDQSDLDGDGKGDVCDPDDDNDGVNDGQDNCPRISNPSQVMPTDGSQCRVDADGDNISDNGDNCPGLANPDQKDTDADGQGDACDADIDNDSILNAQDNCLAVANREQADDDHDGAGDACDTRYCLVLDEGRPDDCLDPKAPFTISGGKTMTVDESGKALRPPLFANRNGAAMEYKWTVTKRPSGSNAVVENPQGAVTLSRDWQYTYVDGSVPTFTPDADGEYELQVTARLAFADRVFPDQRVSTSNLVIKVGKGDGDGGSCNSVPAGFSATALGAAMLSVLMRRRRRHQ
- a CDS encoding calcium-binding protein, with the translated sequence MHALSRSAWLLIPVLLLSCSDSGLYALDGRGPSGKDRASFAGNVCVPLAGGDAFPTKVLFAIEGGQGVESEMVGYATDGLSTLTSRFSGPFVKFGLVAYHTVATGLLGGFSDASEFQATLPRYASYQETGPVSIRASLRLAKTLLSGDMQTSCRGEVARTRYMVVVIVRTGDKTCARARDSDVFGTGLDSRCLALSTAASCGPVGTSAHDACDAECGSCELTAVTGEIKALAQQFGAGEVVVQPIYVRGTSPDPLTRKLVAAIASAGGTEPIEVDFAGLPGALTSIKYAARTNSLKLKRFFAYNRNVVVRAGQVLADSDGDGLPDVDEDALGTDALALDSDQDGLMDGLEVRMGLDPLKPDIINGCNVSLDEDGDRLNTCEERVLGTDPCIGDTDGDSLPDLVELLSMTNPLVPEDLLDTDRDGISNVTEVEAHGDPLSADIDFHVERGYGYDLVETEPSPDGRTCYAARAENITVVPTRERPHPFIPGEVIPAGTNEVYIYLQAGRDNDPRGAGIGSLFVQPIQYSDKDGRSPSGTVALDPNDFILGT
- a CDS encoding C25 family cysteine peptidase, with the protein product MEHRRSPMILDLLLAPADEAGGEPHAGLRLDSLQHAPQPEALDEPDALWDATGDPNDLCRQRWGLVAPSGARGEQLLGLVEPLRRWRQEQQGADVRVYRVKPVMDAAYARRWKREVYRDERTSELSRPRYLLLLGDLHELSLELQAELATDAFVGRLAFASDAQYTAYVDKVLRWERATARETQARLLFYTSRDGSSATEIGHRALVTPSIAACRERQQDTADFPRACIQTLGDAGAMSLETLLAHASDGGPGVLFSLAHGRGRPPGGWARPEDRLEHQGELKLPDGRFLSAETLASRPFVPGGVWFSFACFGAGTPARSSYAHWLRTLPESDPNARRGLEALPLEGEAPFIATPPKAALANPDGPLAVMGHVDLAWSHSFSDRGRGTPSRFIELLKELARGSRAGVALHSLMQVLNETSSELASLYNLEEQERGRPSSIDLVERARLWILRQDLANYVLLGDPAVRLPLAPQERVEVEGGRLAMSELLPQFHQFHAGSAKPKSSTRPAGKPEELEAMEATLLALLTGRGEPEQLAARHGVSRVELERLKGYYRDAGRAALARCLALRERE